One genomic segment of Flagellimonas marinaquae includes these proteins:
- a CDS encoding pyridoxal phosphate-dependent decarboxylase family protein has product MNFDFDEKQRKEILNTVLQKIEHFYTNTKDYSTTPELNLQDIRNSIESENLVSGTEPNKAIEHIINGLENYSVHTPHPKYFGLFNPRANFAGIVADFITASYNPQLAAWSHAPFAVEVEAHVINQFIEKFGLNPKKSDGVFTTGGAEANLTAVLSALNNKYPDFAKNGMFGLDKKPVIFCSQEAHHSVQKASKIVGLGYEFVKTIPTTKDLKIDTDLLEKEIKNLNNSTHSPLMVIGTAGTTGTGTIDDLEEISKICKTHNIWFHVDAAYGGGAVLSSNLKHILKGISASDSITFDAHKWMSVPMGTSVFLTSHQEILNKTFRITTEYMPKEANELEIVEPFSHSIQWSRRFIGLKVYSSLLFYGWNGYEKVINHQAKMGEYLRTKLTENNWIIKNSTELPVVCFTDQQFESDVNFTKTILDNILAKGNSWISVYPIKNVPTFRACITNYNTTETEIDELIEELNMERKAYQD; this is encoded by the coding sequence ATGAATTTTGATTTTGACGAAAAACAACGCAAAGAAATACTAAATACTGTTTTACAAAAAATAGAGCATTTTTACACTAATACTAAAGATTACAGTACTACACCAGAACTTAACTTACAAGACATTAGAAATAGTATAGAATCTGAAAATTTAGTTTCTGGAACCGAACCAAACAAAGCTATAGAGCATATAATAAACGGACTTGAAAATTATTCTGTTCACACACCACATCCAAAATATTTTGGTTTATTTAATCCTCGAGCAAATTTTGCGGGAATTGTTGCAGATTTTATAACCGCTTCTTATAATCCTCAATTAGCAGCTTGGAGTCACGCTCCTTTTGCCGTTGAAGTAGAAGCTCACGTAATTAATCAGTTTATTGAAAAATTTGGCTTAAATCCAAAAAAATCAGACGGAGTTTTTACAACTGGCGGAGCTGAAGCAAATTTAACTGCTGTATTATCTGCATTAAATAATAAATATCCTGATTTCGCTAAAAACGGAATGTTTGGTTTAGATAAAAAACCTGTTATTTTTTGTTCTCAAGAAGCACATCATTCTGTGCAAAAAGCATCGAAAATTGTAGGCTTAGGATATGAATTTGTAAAAACAATTCCAACGACTAAAGATTTAAAAATAGACACTGATTTATTAGAAAAAGAAATCAAAAACCTAAATAATTCAACACATAGCCCATTAATGGTTATTGGTACAGCAGGAACAACAGGAACAGGAACAATAGACGACTTAGAAGAAATTTCAAAAATATGCAAAACACATAATATTTGGTTTCACGTTGATGCCGCTTATGGTGGAGGAGCTGTTTTAAGTTCAAATCTAAAACATATACTGAAAGGTATTTCTGCTTCGGATTCTATAACTTTTGACGCACATAAATGGATGTCTGTTCCTATGGGAACAAGCGTATTCTTGACTTCTCATCAAGAAATTCTAAACAAAACATTTAGAATTACCACAGAATATATGCCTAAAGAGGCAAATGAATTAGAAATTGTTGAACCATTCTCACATTCCATTCAATGGTCAAGACGATTTATAGGTTTAAAAGTCTATTCATCTTTATTATTTTACGGTTGGAATGGTTATGAAAAAGTAATCAATCATCAAGCTAAAATGGGAGAATATTTAAGAACTAAACTAACAGAAAATAATTGGATTATTAAAAACAGTACCGAATTACCAGTAGTTTGTTTTACAGACCAACAATTTGAATCTGATGTAAACTTTACAAAAACCATTTTAGACAACATTTTGGCTAAAGGAAATTCTTGGATATCGGTTTACCCTATAAAAAACGTTCCAACATTTAGAGCTTGTATTACAAATTACAATACAACCGAAACAGAAATAGACGAATTAATTGAAGAATTAAATATGGAAAGAAAAGCGTATCAAGATTAA
- a CDS encoding methylated-DNA--[protein]-cysteine S-methyltransferase, with amino-acid sequence MSDNKNTYHYNKIAEAIEYLDEHFKEQPTLDDIAEHLNMSSFHFQRLFKDWVGVTPKKYIQFLSVNYAKSKLKKDKNTLLDIALDTGLSGTSRLHDLFINIEGMTPGEYKNGGKSLNINYSYAETQFGDILIATTKKGICHIAFVDNKEEALQVLINSFPNANYQQKVDKIQQEILMVFLNDWDKLNEIKLHLKGTDFQLKVWEALLTIPKGKLATYGDIAKKIEKPKASRAVGTAIGSNPIAYLIPCHRVIQSSGKTGGYRWNPIRKKAIIGWEASKLD; translated from the coding sequence ATGTCAGATAATAAAAACACATATCATTACAATAAAATAGCAGAAGCTATTGAATATCTAGATGAGCATTTTAAAGAGCAACCGACTCTAGATGATATTGCTGAACATTTAAATATGAGTTCTTTTCATTTTCAAAGATTGTTTAAAGATTGGGTTGGTGTTACACCAAAAAAATACATTCAATTTTTGAGTGTAAATTATGCAAAAAGCAAACTTAAAAAAGATAAAAATACATTGCTTGATATTGCTTTAGACACAGGGCTTTCAGGTACTAGTCGTTTACACGATTTATTTATAAACATAGAAGGAATGACACCAGGAGAATATAAAAACGGAGGTAAGAGCTTAAATATAAACTATAGTTATGCAGAAACCCAGTTTGGTGATATTTTGATTGCCACTACTAAAAAAGGAATATGTCATATTGCTTTTGTAGATAATAAAGAAGAGGCTTTACAGGTTTTGATAAATAGTTTTCCAAATGCAAACTACCAACAAAAGGTAGACAAAATTCAACAAGAAATATTAATGGTATTCTTAAATGATTGGGATAAACTAAACGAAATAAAATTACATTTAAAAGGCACTGATTTTCAATTAAAAGTTTGGGAAGCTTTATTGACTATTCCAAAAGGAAAATTGGCTACCTATGGAGACATTGCGAAAAAAATTGAAAAACCCAAAGCATCAAGAGCTGTAGGAACAGCCATTGGTAGCAATCCTATTGCTTATTTAATTCCTTGTCATAGAGTAATTCAATCTTCTGGAAAAACAGGTGGTTATCGCTGGAATCCAATCAGAAAGAAGGCAATAATAGGATGGGAAGCATCAAAATTAGATTAA
- a CDS encoding RidA family protein encodes MKKTTAKLILSSTLVIFTLVFQSCEQKQQQQTKEIENETIVESEKPEYFLLRPDIEKAYGYSHAVKIGNTIKISGAVSMDDEGNPTAIGDLEQQIKNCYADLEKILNHYGCSFDDVVKEDIFTTDMAQMIEKSAYRAEIYKNGFPTGSWLEVKGLALPEFMVEIELEVHKSE; translated from the coding sequence ATGAAAAAAACGACCGCCAAACTAATCTTATCCTCAACACTTGTAATCTTCACTTTGGTGTTTCAAAGCTGTGAACAAAAGCAGCAGCAGCAAACCAAAGAAATTGAAAACGAAACAATAGTTGAATCCGAAAAACCTGAATATTTTTTGTTAAGGCCAGATATAGAAAAGGCCTATGGATATTCTCACGCCGTAAAAATTGGAAATACTATTAAAATTTCTGGAGCTGTTAGCATGGATGATGAAGGTAACCCGACCGCCATAGGAGATTTGGAACAGCAGATAAAAAATTGTTATGCTGATTTGGAAAAAATATTAAACCACTATGGTTGCTCATTTGACGATGTAGTAAAAGAAGACATTTTTACAACCGATATGGCACAAATGATAGAAAAATCTGCCTACCGCGCCGAAATATACAAAAATGGATTTCCAACTGGTTCTTGGCTCGAAGTAAAGGGGTTGGCATTGCCGGAATTTATGGTAGAAATCGAACTTGAAGTTCATAAATCTGAATAA
- a CDS encoding DNA alkylation repair protein — protein MAYKKLKYWFDKGLVTQLAEKLSSNNSAFNKTVLIHNIESKLDFLELKGRVELIADQLHNSFEQDYNLGLPQLINILGPENSNETGMFTEYYWVMPIAKYVEKYGLNDFEKSMNALEEITKRNTSEYAIRPYILHHFDKTLKQMVKWSKHSNFHIRRLASEGVRPRLPWAKKLDVFIQDPSPITPILENLKDDTSKYVQKSVANCLNDILKDNFSVGKEIVESWKQEEMTTERQWIVKHALRNLIKTGDDWAIKMIK, from the coding sequence GTGGCCTATAAAAAATTAAAATATTGGTTTGATAAAGGTTTAGTTACCCAACTTGCAGAAAAATTATCTTCAAATAATTCTGCTTTCAACAAAACAGTTCTAATACACAACATTGAATCGAAATTAGATTTTCTTGAGCTAAAAGGTAGAGTAGAATTAATTGCAGACCAATTGCATAATAGTTTTGAGCAGGATTACAACTTAGGACTCCCCCAACTAATTAACATATTAGGTCCAGAAAACAGCAATGAAACTGGAATGTTCACTGAGTATTATTGGGTAATGCCCATCGCAAAATATGTAGAAAAATATGGTTTAAATGATTTTGAAAAATCGATGAACGCCTTAGAAGAAATAACCAAAAGGAATACAAGCGAATATGCTATTCGCCCATATATTTTGCATCACTTTGATAAAACACTAAAGCAAATGGTAAAGTGGTCAAAACACTCAAACTTTCATATTCGACGGTTGGCAAGTGAAGGAGTAAGACCTAGATTGCCTTGGGCAAAAAAACTAGATGTTTTTATTCAAGATCCATCCCCAATAACTCCTATTTTAGAAAACTTAAAAGATGATACATCCAAATATGTTCAAAAATCTGTAGCTAATTGTTTAAACGACATACTTAAAGATAACTTTTCTGTTGGTAAGGAAATCGTAGAAAGCTGGAAGCAAGAAGAAATGACGACGGAAAGGCAATGGATTGTAAAACACGCCCTTAGAAACTTAATAAAAACAGGGGATGATTGGGCAATAAAAATGATTAAATAG
- a CDS encoding metallophosphoesterase family protein, with translation MENDNTTTITHSVNKKIAYITDIHLDERFPIDQGVDARKNWEIILNDVSKKGIEEIVFGGDIGEKTANQWFFESLQNYNLAITLGNHDYFDEVVDHYGMEGVESQTELYYSQEYNYYKFLFLDSSSGSISQEQFNWFKKELLTEKNIILFIHHPILGVDTEVDRQFALKNRNLLRTELQNLEKDVVIFCGHYHFEDERSNGNIRQYITPASSYQVEKIPDEIKVSSATFGYRIIELNKNKLNTEVILFTT, from the coding sequence ATGGAAAATGACAATACTACAACCATAACACATTCTGTGAACAAAAAAATTGCATATATAACCGATATTCATTTAGATGAACGATTTCCTATTGACCAGGGCGTTGACGCTCGAAAAAATTGGGAAATAATACTTAATGATGTTTCCAAAAAGGGTATAGAAGAAATTGTATTTGGAGGAGATATTGGAGAAAAAACTGCAAACCAATGGTTTTTTGAATCTCTACAAAATTATAATCTAGCCATAACTTTAGGAAATCACGATTACTTTGATGAAGTAGTCGATCACTACGGCATGGAAGGCGTTGAAAGCCAAACTGAACTGTATTATAGTCAAGAGTATAATTATTACAAATTTCTATTTTTAGACTCAAGTTCAGGCTCCATAAGTCAAGAACAATTTAATTGGTTTAAAAAGGAACTTTTAACGGAAAAAAACATCATCCTCTTTATTCATCATCCCATTTTAGGGGTTGACACCGAAGTAGATAGGCAATTTGCCTTAAAAAATCGAAATCTTCTAAGAACAGAGTTGCAAAACCTTGAAAAAGATGTTGTCATTTTCTGTGGGCATTATCATTTCGAAGATGAAAGAAGTAATGGTAATATCCGACAGTATATTACACCTGCAAGTTCTTATCAAGTAGAAAAAATACCCGATGAGATAAAAGTTAGTAGCGCAACATTTGGATATAGAATTATTGAGCTGAACAAAAATAAACTTAATACGGAAGTAATATTGTTTACTACATAA
- a CDS encoding pyridoxine/pyridoxamine 5'-phosphate oxidase, with translation MNPLLLFEKWFSEEKEQNNLKLPAACCLSTIGLDGYPNSRFVSLKEIKNQSFVLTGPLDSRKGREIKNHSKAALSFWWTCTERQIRIQGDVSEIPKPDAEIYFKQRNRDSKIVSTIFEQGREIQDIPYMQKLFEEKKAALGNKDVGQPKNWRGIYIKPIRIEFMEFKTSRLHERKLFEQTSNGWKMTILQP, from the coding sequence ATGAACCCTTTATTATTATTTGAAAAATGGTTTTCTGAAGAAAAAGAACAAAACAATTTAAAACTACCTGCCGCCTGTTGTTTATCTACTATTGGATTAGATGGATATCCGAATTCTAGATTTGTCTCTTTAAAAGAAATTAAGAACCAATCATTTGTACTTACGGGTCCTTTAGATTCAAGAAAAGGAAGAGAAATTAAAAATCATTCGAAAGCTGCACTATCATTTTGGTGGACGTGCACCGAAAGACAAATTAGAATACAAGGAGATGTATCAGAAATTCCCAAGCCTGATGCTGAAATTTACTTTAAGCAAAGGAATAGAGACTCAAAGATTGTATCTACTATTTTTGAGCAAGGGCGGGAAATTCAAGATATACCATATATGCAAAAACTGTTCGAAGAGAAGAAAGCAGCATTAGGAAATAAAGACGTTGGGCAGCCAAAAAACTGGAGAGGTATTTACATTAAACCGATTAGAATAGAGTTTATGGAGTTTAAAACAAGTAGGCTACACGAAAGAAAACTTTTTGAACAGACCAGTAATGGATGGAAAATGACAATACTACAACCATAA
- a CDS encoding DUF4386 domain-containing protein, giving the protein MNKQPVDLNKEQKQSIKTARITGVWYLMMAISGILGFMVFHSQIFVSGNPEQTLTNLVELESTARIRLLLEFAIVISQALTAIWFYKLFKDKYEWEAWTLGIWGMVNAIAIMISAISIASALGVANSDTGTLEDKVLLIQVFQSIISNAWGIGGLFFGLWLFPMGFMVIKSKRMPVWLGRVIVLGGIGYLISTVIRYAGIDFGFNRFLTLPATIGEFWMIGYLLIFGIRPITE; this is encoded by the coding sequence ATGAACAAACAACCTGTGGATTTAAATAAAGAACAAAAGCAATCGATTAAAACTGCAAGAATAACTGGCGTTTGGTATTTAATGATGGCTATTTCAGGGATTTTAGGGTTTATGGTCTTTCATTCTCAAATATTTGTATCGGGCAATCCTGAACAAACATTAACAAATTTAGTGGAACTAGAATCCACTGCAAGAATTAGGTTGCTATTAGAGTTTGCTATAGTAATTTCACAAGCACTTACCGCAATTTGGTTTTACAAATTGTTTAAAGACAAATATGAATGGGAAGCATGGACTCTCGGTATATGGGGAATGGTGAATGCCATAGCCATTATGATAAGTGCAATTTCGATCGCCTCTGCTTTAGGCGTTGCCAATTCCGACACGGGTACTTTGGAAGACAAAGTTTTACTTATTCAGGTTTTTCAAAGTATAATTTCAAATGCTTGGGGTATTGGTGGTCTATTCTTTGGGCTTTGGCTATTTCCCATGGGGTTTATGGTCATTAAATCCAAAAGAATGCCAGTGTGGTTAGGAAGGGTTATTGTTTTAGGTGGTATTGGCTATCTAATCAGCACCGTTATCCGCTACGCAGGAATTGATTTTGGCTTCAATAGATTTCTTACCCTACCCGCAACCATTGGTGAATTTTGGATGATTGGGTATTTACTTATTTTTGGAATAAGACCTATAACCGAATAA
- a CDS encoding endonuclease/exonuclease/phosphatase family protein: MKVFHFLIVFTLISSCNPTEIEDFSGDSDLSVMSFNLRYDEPADGENKWSNRKASCITMLNEVKPTVFGIQEGLHNQVSYLNDNLPNYNYVGVGRDDGHSSGEYAAIFYDETLVELIDSGDFWLSETPEYPSLGWDANNVRICTWAKLRDINKNKDFYVFNTHFDHKGKTAQKESSKLIVQKIQDITEPGLPVCITGDFNMLIGNSRLEPITTNYFSAQRFAERSDDNKSYNAFGLGIISRNIDFIFYNNSRAISYKTLVKNYGAPYISDHYPIITHFKYQ; encoded by the coding sequence ATGAAAGTATTTCACTTTTTAATTGTATTTACTCTAATAAGTAGTTGTAACCCAACAGAAATTGAAGATTTTTCGGGTGATTCTGATTTAAGTGTAATGTCTTTCAACTTGCGTTATGATGAACCTGCGGATGGAGAAAACAAATGGAGCAATAGAAAAGCATCTTGTATAACTATGCTTAATGAAGTAAAACCCACGGTATTTGGTATTCAAGAAGGCTTACACAATCAAGTATCGTATCTAAATGACAATTTACCAAACTACAATTATGTTGGTGTAGGTAGAGATGACGGTCATTCAAGTGGTGAGTATGCCGCTATTTTTTATGATGAAACCTTAGTTGAACTTATTGATAGTGGAGACTTTTGGCTAAGTGAAACTCCCGAATACCCATCATTAGGGTGGGATGCCAATAATGTACGTATATGTACTTGGGCAAAACTTAGAGATATTAATAAAAATAAAGATTTTTATGTATTCAATACACATTTTGATCATAAAGGTAAAACCGCACAAAAAGAATCGAGCAAATTAATAGTTCAAAAAATTCAAGACATTACAGAACCTGGTTTGCCAGTTTGTATTACTGGAGATTTTAATATGCTTATAGGGAATTCTCGTTTAGAGCCCATTACAACTAATTATTTTAGTGCACAACGATTTGCAGAACGAAGTGATGATAATAAGTCTTACAATGCTTTTGGTTTAGGAATAATAAGCAGAAATATTGATTTCATATTTTATAATAATTCAAGAGCGATATCTTATAAGACACTCGTAAAAAATTATGGGGCTCCATATATCTCTGACCATTACCCTATAATAACTCACTTTAAATATCAATAA
- a CDS encoding GNAT family N-acetyltransferase, with protein MKIKKAHRTDANKITDLTIRSKDFWNYGAEQIAEWKDDLTITSDYIDENQVFKLSVENEIIGFYAFNSQDKNTVKLNFLFVEPKFIGKGYGKILLNDFLKRMEETDYDKITLDADPNVENFYTRAGFKVVGRLQSSIKNRYLPIMEMEIKPAYNNV; from the coding sequence ATGAAAATTAAAAAAGCGCATAGAACTGATGCTAATAAAATAACTGATTTAACTATCCGTTCAAAAGACTTTTGGAATTACGGTGCTGAACAAATTGCGGAATGGAAAGATGACCTAACAATCACTTCTGATTACATTGACGAGAATCAAGTTTTTAAACTTTCGGTTGAGAACGAAATTATCGGGTTTTACGCATTCAATTCACAAGATAAAAATACAGTCAAACTGAATTTCTTGTTCGTAGAACCTAAGTTTATCGGAAAGGGTTATGGAAAAATTTTACTGAATGACTTTTTAAAACGAATGGAAGAAACGGATTACGATAAAATCACACTTGATGCCGACCCAAATGTCGAAAATTTTTATACACGAGCCGGATTTAAGGTTGTTGGAAGACTTCAAAGCTCGATAAAAAACAGATATTTACCAATAATGGAAATGGAAATAAAGCCAGCGTACAATAATGTGTAA
- a CDS encoding nucleotidyltransferase family protein, translated as MNLKLENEFIRIIESDKWMIETLTIVRELKLNDCWIGAGFVRNKIWDEKHGKDRTKLNDIDVIHFDKSNPTKHYDIQIETKLRKLNPKLNWSVKNQSRMHIRNGHERYKNCNEAISFWPETATAIAVRLNFKNKVEYIAPYGLEDLINLLVIPTPKFDLNIYKNRIEKKKWKEKWNKLKIKTGYNIGYK; from the coding sequence ATGAACCTCAAATTAGAAAATGAATTCATAAGAATAATTGAATCTGATAAATGGATGATTGAAACTTTGACAATAGTTCGAGAGTTAAAATTAAATGATTGTTGGATTGGAGCAGGTTTTGTAAGAAATAAAATATGGGATGAAAAACACGGAAAAGACAGGACTAAATTGAATGATATTGATGTAATACATTTTGACAAATCAAATCCGACTAAACATTATGACATTCAAATAGAAACTAAACTCAGAAAACTCAACCCTAAACTAAATTGGTCTGTAAAAAATCAATCGAGAATGCATATCAGAAATGGACACGAACGATATAAAAATTGTAATGAAGCCATTTCTTTTTGGCCAGAAACTGCAACTGCTATTGCTGTGAGGTTGAATTTTAAAAATAAAGTTGAATATATTGCGCCTTACGGTTTAGAAGATTTAATTAATCTTTTAGTAATACCAACACCCAAATTTGATTTGAATATTTACAAAAATAGAATTGAAAAGAAAAAGTGGAAAGAAAAGTGGAATAAACTAAAAATAAAAACTGGCTACAACATTGGCTATAAGTAA
- a CDS encoding DUF6090 family protein, whose product MIKFFRKIRQSLLSEGKIGKYLKYAIGEIVLVVIGILIALQINNWNEQRKDSIKEQAILKRLEKEFISNRDQLLDKIQLRNTLIENCRRLLEYYNQPENAKLDSILVFLSTIQPPTFDPIQNDLVSSGNIEILKDEELKQLLVNWSTDVIQLQEVEQIFLRFCEQDLYPYLNKVDIQRDMVYTYWKGTPKNLLESKQVNNLVPGKSKLITRTTNELMGDSKLEGNIAWSLTLNMFNNQESLTLMKRINRILEVLDSQIKK is encoded by the coding sequence ATGATAAAATTCTTTAGGAAAATTAGACAAAGCTTACTATCCGAAGGGAAAATTGGAAAGTACCTGAAATATGCGATTGGGGAAATTGTACTCGTAGTCATCGGAATTTTGATTGCATTACAGATCAACAACTGGAACGAGCAACGTAAAGATAGTATTAAGGAGCAAGCTATTTTAAAAAGACTTGAAAAGGAATTTATATCCAATAGAGATCAACTGCTTGATAAAATTCAACTCAGAAATACATTGATTGAAAATTGTAGGCGATTATTGGAATATTATAATCAACCGGAAAATGCCAAACTCGATAGTATCCTTGTTTTCTTAAGTACTATTCAGCCCCCAACCTTTGACCCTATTCAAAACGACTTAGTGAGCTCTGGAAATATCGAAATTTTGAAAGACGAAGAGTTAAAGCAACTACTCGTTAATTGGAGCACCGATGTGATTCAACTTCAAGAAGTAGAGCAAATATTCCTTAGATTTTGTGAACAAGATCTGTATCCTTACTTAAATAAAGTAGATATACAGCGTGATATGGTATACACCTATTGGAAAGGCACGCCAAAAAACTTATTAGAATCCAAACAAGTTAACAACCTAGTGCCTGGAAAATCAAAACTCATAACAAGGACTACCAATGAGCTTATGGGAGATTCAAAATTAGAAGGTAACATTGCTTGGTCATTAACACTAAATATGTTCAATAATCAAGAATCCTTAACTTTAATGAAAAGGATTAACCGTATTCTTGAAGTATTAGATAGCCAAATAAAAAAATAA
- a CDS encoding tyrosine-type recombinase/integrase — protein sequence MKSVKLVLGTKNGADNIRIDYKSDTTLRKHLLKLPVLQQDLLDGTFYLENSSNNLNLIFNHLRKIGCYVDYSEVRQKKRGLPKNKKPFFLPPLGPKQQRDLHSFRKWLMEKRLSPNTVNTYVEVSGFFVRYAILKKSKFYSKALVESFNYDFIVKEGKSISYQNQCINGIKKYFLFKNIAMEALDLVRPKKEKKLPVVLSKEEIRSIIEETHNLKHRTLLSLIYSGGLRIGEAINLKVTDIDSDRMLVHIKGGKGKKDRYTLLSHSFLETLRTYYKQYKPSKYLFVGQRSEKYSTSSAQWVLKKAVFKAGIKKEVTLHTLRHSFATHLLENGTDIRYIQELLGHSSPKTTMIYTHVTENSFKNISSPFDDL from the coding sequence ATGAAATCCGTAAAACTGGTTTTAGGGACAAAAAATGGGGCGGACAATATCCGTATCGACTATAAATCGGACACAACACTAAGGAAACATCTATTAAAGTTGCCGGTATTGCAGCAGGATCTTCTGGATGGTACGTTCTATCTGGAAAACTCCTCAAATAATCTAAATCTTATTTTCAATCATTTACGAAAAATCGGATGCTATGTGGACTATTCGGAGGTGAGACAAAAAAAGAGAGGACTCCCCAAAAATAAAAAGCCGTTCTTTTTACCTCCTTTAGGTCCAAAACAACAACGAGATCTACATAGTTTCAGAAAGTGGTTGATGGAGAAAAGATTGAGCCCAAATACCGTGAATACTTATGTAGAAGTAAGCGGTTTTTTTGTTAGGTACGCCATCCTAAAAAAATCAAAATTCTATTCCAAGGCATTGGTGGAGTCCTTTAATTATGATTTTATCGTGAAAGAAGGGAAATCAATTTCATACCAAAACCAATGTATCAATGGTATCAAAAAATATTTTTTGTTCAAAAATATAGCTATGGAGGCCCTAGATCTGGTGAGGCCAAAAAAGGAAAAGAAACTTCCTGTTGTTTTGAGCAAGGAAGAAATACGGTCCATAATAGAGGAAACACACAACTTAAAACACAGAACGTTACTGTCCTTGATCTATTCGGGCGGATTGCGAATCGGAGAGGCCATCAATTTAAAAGTGACCGATATTGATAGTGATCGAATGTTGGTCCATATTAAGGGAGGAAAGGGAAAAAAGGACAGGTATACCTTGTTGTCCCATAGTTTTTTGGAAACGCTACGTACATATTATAAGCAATATAAACCGAGTAAATATTTATTCGTAGGTCAGCGTTCGGAAAAATACAGTACTAGCAGTGCGCAATGGGTATTAAAAAAAGCTGTTTTTAAAGCGGGAATTAAAAAAGAGGTTACGTTGCATACGCTTCGACACAGCTTTGCCACACATTTATTGGAAAACGGTACCGACATTAGGTACATACAGGAACTATTGGGCCATAGCAGTCCCAAAACTACAATGATCTACACCCACGTTACCGAGAATAGTTTTAAAAATATTAGCAGTCCGTTTGATGATCTATAA
- a CDS encoding Crp/Fnr family transcriptional regulator, with product MTFKEYLIEKYNKETQELFLGNFETLSYSKEHILTNYNQVEKYCYFIEKGVLEAEISNNKSEFLIDILFEEEIGTSFISFYNDLPSDILLRCATDAILTKIPLDFIKSNKNPLVINFLLNESMRYTMKRIQREKDFFILSTKGRYLKILQNNQELLNNIPLFKLAKYLKITPERLSRIRKEIS from the coding sequence ATGACATTTAAAGAATATTTGATAGAAAAATACAACAAAGAAACACAAGAATTATTTCTTGGAAATTTTGAAACTTTAAGCTATTCAAAAGAACATATTCTTACGAACTATAATCAAGTTGAAAAATACTGTTACTTTATTGAAAAAGGCGTTCTTGAAGCCGAAATTTCAAATAATAAGAGCGAATTTTTAATAGACATTTTGTTTGAAGAGGAAATCGGCACATCATTTATTTCATTTTACAATGATTTACCTTCAGATATTCTTTTAAGATGCGCCACAGATGCAATTTTAACTAAAATACCTTTAGACTTTATTAAGTCAAATAAAAATCCTTTAGTTATAAATTTTTTATTGAATGAGTCTATGCGTTATACGATGAAAAGAATTCAGCGAGAAAAAGATTTTTTTATACTTTCAACCAAAGGAAGATATCTTAAAATATTACAAAATAATCAAGAGTTACTTAATAACATCCCATTATTTAAATTGGCCAAATATTTAAAAATCACTCCTGAACGATTAAGCAGAATCAGAAAAGAAATTTCTTGA